The sequence below is a genomic window from Candidatus Zixiibacteriota bacterium.
TCGGAAGTCTTGGATGCGACTTCCTTGACCATCTGGGCACCCATGTTTTCAAAGATATCTTCCAGTTCAATCTCTTTGGCCACAGTGACACCGTCTTTGGTGATCGTCGGAGAACCAAATTTCTTGTCGATCACGACATTGCGACCGCGCGGGCCGAGCGTCACCTTGACAGCGTTGGCCAGCTTGTCCACGCCCTTTTTGAGCTGGTCACGAGCCTGAGTATTATATTCAATCAGCTTAGCCATTGTGAATACTCCTTTGGTTAGTCATTGATAATTGCCAGAATATCAGATTCACGCATGATCAGAAGTTCCTTATCGTCGACAGTCACCTCGGTACCTGAATACTTGCCATACAGGATCTTGTTGTCGACTGCAACTTCCAGATCAACTTTCTTGCCATCCTCAGCCACACGGCCGGGGCCGACCGCCAC
It includes:
- a CDS encoding co-chaperone GroES translates to MNIQPLADRVLVEPIEAPEVKKGGIIIPDTAKERPQQGKIVAVGPGRVAEDGKKVDLEVAVDNKILYGKYSGTEVTVDDKELLIMRESDILAIIND